One window from the genome of Streptomyces sp. NBC_01476 encodes:
- the fdxA gene encoding ferredoxin, with the protein MTYVIAQPCVDVKDKACIEECPVDCIYEGSRSLYIHPDECVDCGACEPVCPVEAIFYEDDTPEEWKDYYKANVEFFDELGSPGGASKLGLIERDHPFIAALPPQNG; encoded by the coding sequence GTGACCTACGTCATCGCGCAGCCTTGTGTCGACGTCAAGGACAAGGCGTGCATCGAAGAGTGCCCGGTTGACTGCATTTACGAGGGCTCCCGGTCCTTGTACATCCACCCGGACGAATGCGTCGACTGTGGAGCATGCGAGCCGGTCTGCCCGGTCGAGGCCATCTTCTACGAGGACGACACCCCGGAGGAGTGGAAGGACTACTACAAGGCGAACGTCGAGTTCTTCGACGAGCTCGGTTCGCCCGGTGGCGCCTCCAAGCTCGGCCTGATCGAGCGCGACCACCCCTTCATCGCCGCACTTCCCCCGCAGAACGGCTGA